DNA from Mesorhizobium loti R88b:
CGTCCAGGGCGTGAGCAGATTGTAATAGGTGAACACGGTCAGAAGCACCGAAACGACCAGCATGAAGGTCTGGGCGACCAGCATCACCTTGCGCCGGTCGAAGCTGTCGGCGATGGCACCGGCGACAAGCGCAAACAGCATGATCGGCAGAGTGGTGGAGGCCTGGACCAGCGCGACCTGATAGGGCGAGGTGGCGATCGTCGTCATCATCCAGGCGGCGCCGACGCCCTGGATCAGGCCGCCAAAATTGGAGACGAGACTTGCGGCCCAGACGGCGCGGAAAATGCCATGCCGGAATGGCGCCAGCGCAGAGGCGCCCTCGCTTTCCGGCTTCTCGTCAATCATGGGTGGGTTCCTGCCACAGCGTGCTGATCCTTGCGGTTTCGCCGCATCGTTTGCCGAAACTATGGCATTGCGCCGCAAAGGGCGAACCTCATGCGCGAAAGATCATGGTCCAACAAGGGGATAGCGGAGGGCCACGCTGTGCCGACCCCTCAGGGCATGGTTTAACCCGCGTCCCGGGCGGCGGCATGCAGCGCTTCGGTGAGGTGGCCCGTTGTCTGGCCGCCGGCATGCAGGCGAAGGAAAAGCTCCATGCCGACCAGCCGCAGCCGCGACGGCTGGTCCCGCCTTGCCAGATCGACCAGGTCTTCGACCGAAGCTGCCGGCCATTTCATGACGTCGCGCAGCAAGCCACCGCGCAGCAGGCCCTCGGTACCCGTGGTGAAATTAGCGGATACCTGGAAGCCGTTCTTGCGAGCGTTCACGTTCTGAAGCGGAATGTGCTTTTCCGCGACTCTCTTCAGCAGCCATTTTCCTTGCTTCTGGCGGTATTTGTGACGTCTCGGCAGATGAATGGCGAAGTCGATCAACCGGTTTTCGAGGAACGGCACCCTGAGTTCCACCGAAGCCGCCATACTGAGCCGGTCATGCCTGTTCAACAGATCCTGCAGGTGCCCATACATGTCGTGAACGCAGCATCCCAGGAAGGCGCGGTCGCCGAGCGACGCGACCGGCTCCAGCCGGTCGAAGATTTTGGCCTGAAGGAAATTCAGGTCCGGCGACAGCGCCCTGAGCACAATGTTGCGATCGAAGCTATGGGCATTCGCAACCGATGTCCGGAACGGAGCAAAGCGCTGGCGTTCAAATTTGCGCGCGAGATAGCTCTTCGAGTGAAACCAGCGCCCAGGCCATGACCATTGCCGCCATGGCCGCATGCTGTCCTTCTGCCAATCATAGCCGCCAAAGAGCTCGTCGGCGCCTTCACCGGTCAACAGCACCTTGACGCCGTCTGCACGGCATTGCTCGGCAAGCGCCAGCAGGCACGCATGACTTGCATGCCAGCCATCGCTTTCCAGATGCCAGATGGTTCTTGGCCAGAGTTCAAGAAACCGGTCCCTGTCGATTGGCACCCTGCGCAAGGTCACACCAGCGTTGTTGGCGGTACGTTGGGCATCCTCGGCTTCGCTGTGGCCCAGGCGCGGATCAACGACATAGGCCGATATATCCGGCCTGAACCGTTTCGCCAGTGTCGTGACGAGGCCGGAATCGACGCCGCCGCTGCAAGCAGCGGCCAGGCTGGTGTCAGCGTTGCAGTGCAGCCCGACGCTGTCCTGGATCAACGCCTCCAGCGTCGCCATGTGCTCGGCGTCGGTGGCGGTGTCGCCGACGATGCGGGAGGCGTCGAGGACATCGAGTACATGCCAGAAGCAGCGCTTCTCGATGCCGGAGTCGGAGATCTTCCACAAACCTGCCGGCGGCAGCCGCTCTATGCCCTCGAACAGGCTGGAACTGGAGTCGCGGCTCTGCCAGGCAAGGCGCAAGGTGATCTCGCGCGCGTCGATGGTGCGGGCGAGACTGTCGCAGGCAAGGATAGCCTTGTCCTCGGAGGCGAAGAGGATTCGCTCGGCTGTCTCGGCCACCGACATCGGCTTGATGCCGAGGCGGTCGCGCGCGAGCCAGAGCGCGCCGGCCCGTGCATCGAAATAAGCCAGTGAAAACATGCCGTCGAACAGCGGGATGGCCTTGCTAGGCCCCCAATGGTGCAAGGCCTCGAGGACCACTTCGGCATCCGAGACAGTTCGGAACCGCCGGCCCTCGGCCTCAAGTGTCGCGCGCAGTGCCCGGTAGTTGTAGACTTCGCCATTGTAGACCAGCACGCCCTGGCCACAGGCGGTGAGCATCGGCTCGCGCGCCTGCGTCGAGAGATCGATGATCGAGAGCCGCCGGTGACCGAGCGCCAGCCGGCTGTCGTTCCATGTCGCATGATCATCGGGGCCACGATGCGCCAGTGCCTGCATCATACGGCTGACGTCGGCGAGATCACCGCCCGAGATCGGGTTCCGCTTGCGCCAGACGCCGGCTATGCCGCACATGGTCTGCCGGTCGATCTGGTCTGGTTCAGGGGTCTGCGGGAAGCCATTGGGACTGAACGATCACCGGGCCGGAGTGGCTGACACCGCAATCTAGAGCAACTCTAGGAAAAGTGTGAAACGGTTTTCCGTCCGGAGTTGCGTCCAAACAAAGAGCTAGAGCCGGAACCGGGCAAGCCGCAAGCGGAGGGCTGGTTCAAGCAATTGCGGAGGCTCCGGAGCTTTTCCCTCGAACGGTTCAGAACCCGTTCTGGATGCGCTCGAAGATGACGTTGGTGAAGGCCGATATCTGGCCACCGATAAACGGGCCGGTGAGCGCCACCACCAACATGATGGCGACGATCTTCGGCACGAAGGTCAAGGTGATTTCCTGGACCTGGGTCAGCGCCTGGATAAGGGCGATGCCGATGCCGACCGCCATGGCGACCAGCACCACCGGAGCGGACGCGGTCAGCACCGTCCACACCGCGTACTGGACGATGTCGAGTGCGTCGGCCTCGTTCATGTCGGAGGTTGGCCTAGCTTGCCGGCTTGATCGACACGCCTGCGCCGACGGGAACCGTGGTGCCATCCTGCAGCACCGCGATCAGTCCGTTGCTGCCAAGCGTCACCGAGGCCACCGTGCCGGTGGTCTTGCCGTCGGCCGAGGTGATGTTGCGGCCGATGAGAGCATCGGCCTGCGACAGCGCCGACGATTGCATGATCTGGTCGAGCTTGGTGTTGGTCTGCACCGATTGCTCGACCTGCGAGAAGGTGGCGAGCTGGGCGACATATTGTGTCGAATCCATCGGCTTGGTCGGATCCTGATTCTTCATCTCGGCGATCAGAAGCTTCAGGAACGAGTTGTAGTCGACAGCTGTCTTGGAGGTCTGCGTGCTGGTCTGGTTGGCACCAACCGGTATCGTCGTCGTCATGTCCACGGTCATTAGTAGCTTGCTCCCACGGCCAGCGGGCGCGCGGCGCCCGGAACATCGTCATTGCCGCCAAGAGCGCGGCGTTCGAGAGGATAAAGCGAACGGATCGCCTTCAGTGCCTCGTAGATATGATCCTCGCCGACCATGCGGTCGATCTGCTTCAGGCCGCTGCAGATATCAGCGTCTTCGAAGCTTGCGATGAGCAGCGGCAGCGAGCGGCGGAACATCTCGCGCGCCTCGCCGGCACCGGCGGGATTGATCAGCATCACCTGCACGATGAAGTAGAGCTGCCTGAGCGGCGTCGAGGCGTCGTCGGCCTGTATCACATGGCTTTCGAGCAGGAACTGCACGTCGTTCATCAGTTCAATGGTAACCTTGCGGTCGACACGGATGACGGCGCCGTTGATGTAGATCTTCTCGTTGGGTTTCAGCGATATCTTCAGCGTGTTGGTCATTGAATGCCGTCGCGGATGATCTGGGACACTTCGATCAGCCCTTCGAAATTGTTGGTGCGACCCTGGCGGATATCCTCTGTCTCGCGCAGCAGCCACAGGCCGATGGAAATCAAATTGGCGCGCAGTTCCTTGGGAAGCGCATTGTCGCTCGAGCCGAGATCCTCGACGAAGGCTGTCCAGACCCGCATGGTGAAATGCAGCGCTTCCACCGCCTCCATCGAACTATGACCGGCCGCTGCTGCAGCCGACAGCATGTCGATGGAACGGGTCAGGAGCTCACGCTCACGATCCTTGGCGTCCGAGACGGAAGTGCTCTGGATGTCAGCGTAGGAGTATTGGTACATCGTTAGCTCTACCGATCCGGTTCAGAGTGTTCTCAGGTCAGGTAATTCAGCAGGCTGAGCTGCTGGAGGCGTGCCGTCAGCGCAAAGGAGTTTTCGATCTGCTGCGTCAGATTGGCGACGCGGGTCGCGGCTTCCGCCGGATCGACCGATTCGAGGTCGAGTATGTGGCGCTCAAACAGGTCGGTCTGCGTCTTCATGCGGTCGCTGGCGTCGGACACCCGCTTCTGCACGATGCCGGTCTGCGACTGGACCTGGGCGATGCCGCTCAGCGATTCGCCGACCATTGTCTGCGTCCGGCTGACGATGGTGTCCTTGGCTGCCTGGCTGATGTTGGTTGACATCAGGCTGGTGACGATGGCGGCCGCCATTGCAAGCTTCTTGATGCCGTCGCTGTTGGCGCCGGTGGAGGTCTCGGTGGTTTCGTTGAGCGCGATGCGGCTGACGATCTGCTGGTCGGTGGCATTCGACATGTTGGCCTGCCAGCCCGCGCCCATGAACTGCGGTGTGACATCGTTGGTGATGAAATCGTCCATCTGGGCCGCGGTGATGTTGGCGGCGGCCGGATCATCGGGTGTGAAGCCGAACTTGGTGACAAAGGAGGCGTCGAAGGCCGCCTTGGCGGGAGACCCGGCGGCCGTGAAATCGTTGATCGGCTTGACGTCGGTGTTGGTGCCGGCGAACAGATATTCGCCGTTGACGCTGGTGTTGAGGATCGAGCCGAGTTGCTGGATGGTGGTCTTGCCAGCCGACTGGGTCAGGCTCTGCGAGGAATCCCCAGATGACGCCGATGTCAGGCTGGACAGGAAGTTCTGCGCCACTCCCGAGAGTTGGCTGAGCGAGGTCTGCGTCGATGACAACCGGGCGGCGACCAGTCCGTTGGAATCGACGATGACGTTGAGCCGGTCGAGATCGCGCGAGAAGGTGACGGACTGGGCGGTGCGGCCGCCAAGCGCCAGTCCAACGTCGGCGACCTTGCCGGTCGAAGATTCCTTCGTGGCTTTGACCAGGTCGGACTGCATGCGCATCTGCTGATAGCGCATGGCATTGGTAAGGGCAGCAGTAGAGACTGAAGTCATGGCTTATCCCACCGCGCTGAACAGCGCCGTCATCATGTCGTCAACGGTTTTCATCATCCGGGCTGATGCCTGGTAAGTGTGCTCGAGGTCCAGCATCAGCGACATTTCCTGGTCGACATTGACGCCGGTTGCGTTGGACAAGGCATCGGCGCTGCGCTGCGCCAGGGCTTCCTTGGCATCGGCGGCGGTCGAAGCCTGCTGACGCACACCCTGCAGCCAGCCGATCGAATTGGCAGCATAGTCGGAGACGCTGGATGTTGCCGAAATTCCGGCCGAAGGATCGAACGGCATCGGCTTGTCGAGCTGGTCGCCATAGGCAACCAGAAGGTTGGAGTATGAAGCCCCGCCCGTGGTGTTGGCGACATAGGCGGCACCGTTGGCGCCACCGTCGCGCAGCAATGTCGGATTGCCGCCGGCGCTGGGATCCATAGCGGCATTGACTTTGATCGTTCCAGCAAGGCCATTGACGAGCGTGCCAGCGGCCGGCACTGCCGGCGCGCCCGACCAGGTGAACAGGCCGGCGGCGTTTGGCATTGATGGTGCGGTTTCTGCAAAGGCGGTGATCAGGCCGCGCGCGGTTTCGTCAAGCTGGCTCTGCATGGTCGAGGCGACGCCGTCGCGCAACTGCAGCAGGCCGGCAATCGTGCCGCTGGCGGTGGTGTTGCCGCCGGTGCCGGCCGAGACCGGTACATTGTCGATATAAACGGTGTTGCCGGGGGCTCCGGCGGCATAGCCGGCCGATGGCGTGAAGCTCACCGTGCGCGGTATCGTCTCGAACAATGTCGTGCCGTCACCCGTGGTGATGACCATGTCATTGTCGCCACGCGTGAAGGTCGAGACCGGAATGTAGTTGGCGATCTTCTTCAGCAATGCGTCGCGCTGGTCGAGCGCGTCGGAAACGTCGGTGCCGGAACGGGTTCCGGACATGACGGCGGTGTTGGCATCCTGGAACTGGCTGAGCAGCGAGTTGAGGTCCTTGACGGCCGTGTCGATCTGGGCGTCGGTCTGGGTGCGGAAATCCTGAATGGCCTTGGAACCATCATTCAGCGAGCGCACGACCTGTTTGGCCGCGTCGATGACGCTCGAGCCAAGGTTCTGGTTGGACGGCGAGGTGGCGTAGAGCTGCAGCGCCTGCTGCAGATTGCCGATCGCGGTCGAGGGCGAGGACGCATTGTCGACGCCATTCACCGAAACGTCGAGCTGATCCATGCCGCTGTAGAGCGCGCTCTGGCCGGCGTAGGCGGACAGAGCGCCGAGGTTCTGACGGAACAGCAGGTCGTTGGTTGCGCGCTGAATATCAACCGAACGCGCGCCAGGCGTCGTGCTGGTGACCAGCGCGATGCGGCGTGAATAGTCCGGATTGTTGGCGTCCGCCACGTTGCGCGTGACAACGCTTGTCTGCCGCGAGGTGGCCAGAAGCGCCGATTGGGCGATGCTCAGTGCGGAGGAAAGCGACATGCTGGTCTTTCACGGGCGAAGCCCGGTTTATCTCTTCAGGTTGACAAGGACGTCCATCAGATCGGAACCGGTCTGGAAGACTTTCGAATTGGCGGTGTAGCTGCGCTGTGCCGCAATCATGTCGGTCAGCTCTTCGGCGATATCGACGTTGGAATTTTCGAGCGCGCCGGAGATGATCGAGCCGGCCTTGCCTTCATTGGCAAAGCCGACACGGACCGCACCGGAGTCGGTGCCTTGCGCGTAGACATTGCCTGGCAGCGCCTTGAGCTGGTCAGGGCTCTGCACGTCGGCCAGCGGAATCTTGTAGAGCGCTTTCGAAGTGCCGTCCTTGAATTGGGCGTAGATGGTACCATCCTTGCTGATCTGGATCTTGTCGATGGTGCTCGGCGCGTTGCCGTTGACCTGGGCGTCGGAAACGGTGAAGCCGGTCCCCAGCTGTGTCAGCTTCGACAGGTCGAGATTGAGGCTGGCGCCGCCCGGCACGGTGAATGAAATGCCTGTGGGTGTGCCGGTCAGCTTGCCGGTGGTGGTGTCGAACGTCAGGTTGGCTGAGCCGAGCGCGCCGCCGGCGGCATAAGGGAATCCGGTTCCAGGCGTTGCCTTCGATTGGTCGAAGACCGCCACTTCCCAGGTGCCGGCACCGGTGTTGGTGAAATAGACGTCGAGCAGCTTCTTGTTGCCGAGATTGTCATAGGCGACCATCGACGATTTCGAGGTGTACTGCGCGGTGGCGGCGTTGGCGCTGGGCAGGTTGCCTGCGGCGACCGGTGTCGCACCCGCCGGCAGATTGCCACTGTAACTGCCCGTGGTGCTCGGCGTTGCGGTCAATCCCTGATCAGAGATGACGACCGGCTCCAGGCCTTCGAAACCATTCACCGTCGCTGCCGGCGTGCCATTGGCGTAGCTGTAGGCCATCAACTGGAAACCGGCCGCGTTGACCAGCCTGCCCTGTGCGTCGGGAACGAAGGCGCCGGCGCGGGTCAGGAAAGGTGTGCCGCTCGGATCCTGGACGACGAAGAAGCCATCGCCACTGACGGCGAGGTCGGAAACCGAGGTCGTGTACTGCAGCACGCCCGGATCGCTGACCGCCTGCCGGATCGTGGTGGTGACGCCGCCGGAATTGTAGGCGCCACCCGTCGACGGCATGATCAGCGTCGAAAATTCGGCCGAAGACCGCTTGTAACCAGTGGTGTCGGAATTGGCGATGTTGTCGGCTGTCGTCGAAAGGCGATTGGCCTGTGCGTTCATTCCGGAAACGCCGGTCCGCATCATTCCGTAGAGGCTCATCGAAACGTCTCCGCTATGTCCATGCCACTGGCTGCGAGGCTACGCGTCCTGTCTTGCGCGAAGCTGGCGCGGCCATGCATCAGAACACCAGCCGGTAGCCGAGGAAGCGTTTGGAATCGATCGGGTCGGTACCCAGCTTCTCGCGCAGCTTCTTGCGCAACTTGCTGATGTGGCTTTCCACCACGTTCTCCTCGACCTCTTCGTCGAAGATGCCGTAGATGGCGTTGAAGACCTGGGTCTTGGTGACGCGGCGGCCGCGGTTGCTCGCCAGATATTCGAGTATGCGGCGTTCGCGGCGCGGCAAGGGCAGCGGCTGGCCGTCGATCTCGGGGTCGCGGCCGTCCATGAAGATGCGCATGGCGCCGATCTCGGTATAGGCGACGTCTTCCTGGGCGCGGCGGCGGATGGCGGTGATGCGGGCCAGGATCTCTCTGATATGAACGGGCTTGCGGATGACGTCGTCGACGCCGCTCTCGAACAACCGCAGCGTGTTTTCCAGGGAATGCTGTTCGCTCAGCGCAATGACTGGAGCTCCGGTGCGATCGCGGATCTGGCGTGGAGAGATCGTGCCTTCGCGGCAGTCACCGATGAGGAAGGCGCGGACCGAGCGCAGATCGGTATCGGCGGCCGAGTTCACCCACTCGCCGAATTCGCCGGGCGCGAAGCCCGCGCAGGCGACGCCCTCGCGATCAAAAAGTGAATTGTATCCGTCTGTCACGAGCTCTCGCTCGTCCACGATAACAATCATCGGCCCCACCTTCCGAATCAGCACATCTGCCCCGTGGGGAAAGGCGTAACCGCTGGCGGGAATCCTGAACAACCGTCATTTCTTGTAACTAGTTTCTTGGGAGTCTGGAATCGTACCGGTTGCATTAGCGTGCAGCCAGATATGCTTGGGGTGGCAAGTCTTGATCAAGTCAAAACAGACAGCCGCGAAGTGCCCGAATTGGTGTATTAGAAGCAGAAGATACGCTTACGGGTTGCAGAAGGCGCGAGCGTTGGTGGTCCACTTGCCAAAGCCGGTGGCGACCATGTTGGCAATCACCCGGCAGACATAGACCTTCTGTGCCGGGTCGTTGTCGGGACCGGCATGATAGCGGGCAACAGCCATCGACCAGGTTTCGTGGCGGGCATGAAGATCGGCCAGGAAACGCGCCGCGTAGTCGACGTTCTGGCGCGGGTCGAGCATGTCCTCGACGCTGCGGAAGTGCGAAGCGTGGTAGTGGTGGTTGATCTGCATGCAGCCGAGATCGATCAGTGTCTTGCCCTCGCGCTGCGCATTGGCGAAGGTGGCAAGGGCTTCGGCGCGGCTTCTTGGGAATACCGCTTTCCCCTCTATATTCAAGGCGTTAGGCTGAAGGCTGCCCTTCTTTCCGGTTTCGGTCAGGCCGACGGCATAGAGGATGCCGGCGGGCACGCCGTACCGGTCGGCGGCGCGCAGAATCTCGGGCTCGCAGGGATTGGTGGCGGCAGCGGCGCTGTTTGCGAGGCTAGATAAACATATCGCTGCCAGTGCGCTCGCGAGAAGGCGAAGCGGCGCGGCCGTGTGCTTGCGCGTCATCATGGTTACCCCTTGCGGACTGCTGGCCCGGTTGCTGGCCGCCGGCTCCACTGTTGCCGCCGCTGGAGTTTCCGGGCTGAAAGGATGACTGGTCGCGGCCAGGTGCGGCGGTCAGCGAAGCGGTTGCATCCGTCCGGGTTGTAGCCGGAATGGCCACTGACGGTTGCAGGATGGTGACTTTGTCGACCTCGAAACCCAGGCCGCGCAGAGACTTGACGATCGCCTCGCTGTCGCTGGAAAGGCGGCGGTAGGCATCGTGCGTTTCGGGCTTCAGTTCAATCGAGAGTTGTTCTCCGGAGAGGCGCAGATGGGCCGTGACCACGCCCAGCTCGGCCGGGTGAAGTTCGATCTTCAACACATGTGTCGGAACGGCAACAGAGTTGGCCAGCTGGGTGGTCGCGGAGGCCGTCGAGAACGCTTGCTTTGTGCCAACATCGGCCGCTACGGCATTGATTACGTTAAGCGTTGCCTGGCTCATCGGCGCCTGTGGCGGGGCCGGGAAGCTGCGCTCGGAAACCACGTCGATGCGCGCCTGCGCCGAGAGCTGTTTTCCTGGCTCCGACCGCAAGGAGGACTGAACGTCGGCAATGGACTTCAGCTGCGGCGCTGCCTGCTTCTGATCGACGCCCGGCACGTCGGCTGCCGGCGCCTCGGGCAGCGGGCCAGCAGGGGTTGCATTGTCACGCCGTGGTGCGCCGGCGGCGGCATTGCGGAGGGACTGGCCGTCGAGCTTCGTCAGCGGGCCGTCGACGAGCGACACCCGCTCAGGTTTCGACATGGGCTCAAGGTCGTCGTGCCCGGTGACGGATTTCGGCTGATAGGCCTTCGGCAGGACCTGCCCGTCGGGTGCCGGGTCCTGTCCGGCTTCGCCCGCAGCCGCCGACTTGGCCGATGTCGAGAAATGGCGCAGATCATGGAACGCCATCAGCAGCGGCAGATGATCGTCGAGTGGCGTTGCGCCTGCGTCGGTCGCCGATTTTTCGGTGTCGGCGTCCTTGCCCGCCCCAACGTCCTTGCCGTCTTTCGTGGATTTCGCAGCCGTCAATCCGCTCGGCGTGGTGCTTGCCTTGCCGGCCGGCATCGGTTCATCCTCGCCGGCTTGCGCCGCAAGGCCAGCTGCAAGCTTGCTCCAGCGCGGGTCGCGCGGCCCGGCGTCTTTCGCCGGCTGTTTTTCCGGGTGGGCAGAGCTTGCGCCGCCATCCACCATCTTGCCGAAACCAGCATCATTCTTTCCGGGCGCGGCCGGCTGTTCCGCCGTTGTGCGTGCGGCGGTAAATCCTGGCAGGGCCGGACCGAGGCTGGGGGTCATTTCGGGGCGGCTCCAAGCATCTGGTCGATCAGGTCGAGCTGTCGACGGGTTTTCATCATGGCGGCGTCGGTCGGGTCAGTCGTGTCGGCGTTGGCTGAAGCCGCAGGCGCTGATGCCGGCAGGACGGTCGCCGCATCTGTAGAAGGCTTCGGCGCGCTCGGCACAGTGACCGCTGTGCCACCGGATGGCGCGAGGGCGGGCTGTTCGGAGGCAGCGCCCTCGACGGGCGGCAATCCGGCCGCGTCGGCGGCCTGTGCGTTGGCGACCTCGGGTTCGGGCTGCGGCGCAACGGCTGCGGGTGGCGGATTCGTGGCCGGAAGGGAAGCTGGCGGCGCCACCACTTCACCGGCGATCGCCTGGGCCGCGTCGAGCAAGGCACGGTCACCGTCCGACAGTCTGCTGCGGTCGATCTTGCCGAGCTTGGTGCGCACATCCTCGATCGTGCCGGAGG
Protein-coding regions in this window:
- the asnB gene encoding asparagine synthase (glutamine-hydrolyzing), whose translation is MCGIAGVWRKRNPISGGDLADVSRMMQALAHRGPDDHATWNDSRLALGHRRLSIIDLSTQAREPMLTACGQGVLVYNGEVYNYRALRATLEAEGRRFRTVSDAEVVLEALHHWGPSKAIPLFDGMFSLAYFDARAGALWLARDRLGIKPMSVAETAERILFASEDKAILACDSLARTIDAREITLRLAWQSRDSSSSLFEGIERLPPAGLWKISDSGIEKRCFWHVLDVLDASRIVGDTATDAEHMATLEALIQDSVGLHCNADTSLAAACSGGVDSGLVTTLAKRFRPDISAYVVDPRLGHSEAEDAQRTANNAGVTLRRVPIDRDRFLELWPRTIWHLESDGWHASHACLLALAEQCRADGVKVLLTGEGADELFGGYDWQKDSMRPWRQWSWPGRWFHSKSYLARKFERQRFAPFRTSVANAHSFDRNIVLRALSPDLNFLQAKIFDRLEPVASLGDRAFLGCCVHDMYGHLQDLLNRHDRLSMAASVELRVPFLENRLIDFAIHLPRRHKYRQKQGKWLLKRVAEKHIPLQNVNARKNGFQVSANFTTGTEGLLRGGLLRDVMKWPAASVEDLVDLARRDQPSRLRLVGMELFLRLHAGGQTTGHLTEALHAAARDAG
- the fliQ gene encoding flagellar biosynthesis protein FliQ, coding for MNEADALDIVQYAVWTVLTASAPVVLVAMAVGIGIALIQALTQVQEITLTFVPKIVAIMLVVALTGPFIGGQISAFTNVIFERIQNGF
- the flgD gene encoding flagellar hook assembly protein FlgD, with translation MTVDMTTTIPVGANQTSTQTSKTAVDYNSFLKLLIAEMKNQDPTKPMDSTQYVAQLATFSQVEQSVQTNTKLDQIMQSSALSQADALIGRNITSADGKTTGTVASVTLGSNGLIAVLQDGTTVPVGAGVSIKPAS
- the flbT gene encoding flagellar biosynthesis repressor FlbT translates to MTNTLKISLKPNEKIYINGAVIRVDRKVTIELMNDVQFLLESHVIQADDASTPLRQLYFIVQVMLINPAGAGEAREMFRRSLPLLIASFEDADICSGLKQIDRMVGEDHIYEALKAIRSLYPLERRALGGNDDVPGAARPLAVGASY
- the flaF gene encoding flagellar biosynthesis regulator FlaF; the protein is MYQYSYADIQSTSVSDAKDRERELLTRSIDMLSAAAAAGHSSMEAVEALHFTMRVWTAFVEDLGSSDNALPKELRANLISIGLWLLRETEDIRQGRTNNFEGLIEVSQIIRDGIQ
- a CDS encoding flagellar hook-associated family protein; this translates as MTSVSTAALTNAMRYQQMRMQSDLVKATKESSTGKVADVGLALGGRTAQSVTFSRDLDRLNVIVDSNGLVAARLSSTQTSLSQLSGVAQNFLSSLTSASSGDSSQSLTQSAGKTTIQQLGSILNTSVNGEYLFAGTNTDVKPINDFTAAGSPAKAAFDASFVTKFGFTPDDPAAANITAAQMDDFITNDVTPQFMGAGWQANMSNATDQQIVSRIALNETTETSTGANSDGIKKLAMAAAIVTSLMSTNISQAAKDTIVSRTQTMVGESLSGIAQVQSQTGIVQKRVSDASDRMKTQTDLFERHILDLESVDPAEAATRVANLTQQIENSFALTARLQQLSLLNYLT
- the flgK gene encoding flagellar hook-associated protein FlgK, yielding MSLSSALSIAQSALLATSRQTSVVTRNVADANNPDYSRRIALVTSTTPGARSVDIQRATNDLLFRQNLGALSAYAGQSALYSGMDQLDVSVNGVDNASSPSTAIGNLQQALQLYATSPSNQNLGSSVIDAAKQVVRSLNDGSKAIQDFRTQTDAQIDTAVKDLNSLLSQFQDANTAVMSGTRSGTDVSDALDQRDALLKKIANYIPVSTFTRGDNDMVITTGDGTTLFETIPRTVSFTPSAGYAAGAPGNTVYIDNVPVSAGTGGNTTASGTIAGLLQLRDGVASTMQSQLDETARGLITAFAETAPSMPNAAGLFTWSGAPAVPAAGTLVNGLAGTIKVNAAMDPSAGGNPTLLRDGGANGAAYVANTTGGASYSNLLVAYGDQLDKPMPFDPSAGISATSSVSDYAANSIGWLQGVRQQASTAADAKEALAQRSADALSNATGVNVDQEMSLMLDLEHTYQASARMMKTVDDMMTALFSAVG
- a CDS encoding flagellar hook protein FlgE, which produces MSLYGMMRTGVSGMNAQANRLSTTADNIANSDTTGYKRSSAEFSTLIMPSTGGAYNSGGVTTTIRQAVSDPGVLQYTTSVSDLAVSGDGFFVVQDPSGTPFLTRAGAFVPDAQGRLVNAAGFQLMAYSYANGTPAATVNGFEGLEPVVISDQGLTATPSTTGSYSGNLPAGATPVAAGNLPSANAATAQYTSKSSMVAYDNLGNKKLLDVYFTNTGAGTWEVAVFDQSKATPGTGFPYAAGGALGSANLTFDTTTGKLTGTPTGISFTVPGGASLNLDLSKLTQLGTGFTVSDAQVNGNAPSTIDKIQISKDGTIYAQFKDGTSKALYKIPLADVQSPDQLKALPGNVYAQGTDSGAVRVGFANEGKAGSIISGALENSNVDIAEELTDMIAAQRSYTANSKVFQTGSDLMDVLVNLKR
- a CDS encoding response regulator transcription factor → MIVIVDERELVTDGYNSLFDREGVACAGFAPGEFGEWVNSAADTDLRSVRAFLIGDCREGTISPRQIRDRTGAPVIALSEQHSLENTLRLFESGVDDVIRKPVHIREILARITAIRRRAQEDVAYTEIGAMRIFMDGRDPEIDGQPLPLPRRERRILEYLASNRGRRVTKTQVFNAIYGIFDEEVEENVVESHISKLRKKLREKLGTDPIDSKRFLGYRLVF
- a CDS encoding transglycosylase SLT domain-containing protein, giving the protein MTRKHTAAPLRLLASALAAICLSSLANSAAAATNPCEPEILRAADRYGVPAGILYAVGLTETGKKGSLQPNALNIEGKAVFPRSRAEALATFANAQREGKTLIDLGCMQINHHYHASHFRSVEDMLDPRQNVDYAARFLADLHARHETWSMAVARYHAGPDNDPAQKVYVCRVIANMVATGFGKWTTNARAFCNP
- a CDS encoding flagellar hook-length control protein FliK; this encodes MPAGKASTTPSGLTAAKSTKDGKDVGAGKDADTEKSATDAGATPLDDHLPLLMAFHDLRHFSTSAKSAAAGEAGQDPAPDGQVLPKAYQPKSVTGHDDLEPMSKPERVSLVDGPLTKLDGQSLRNAAAGAPRRDNATPAGPLPEAPAADVPGVDQKQAAPQLKSIADVQSSLRSEPGKQLSAQARIDVVSERSFPAPPQAPMSQATLNVINAVAADVGTKQAFSTASATTQLANSVAVPTHVLKIELHPAELGVVTAHLRLSGEQLSIELKPETHDAYRRLSSDSEAIVKSLRGLGFEVDKVTILQPSVAIPATTRTDATASLTAAPGRDQSSFQPGNSSGGNSGAGGQQPGQQSARGNHDDAQAHGRAASPSRERTGSDMFI